A DNA window from Ictalurus furcatus strain D&B chromosome 22, Billie_1.0, whole genome shotgun sequence contains the following coding sequences:
- the si:ch211-110p13.9 gene encoding uncharacterized protein si:ch211-110p13.9, translating into MTTKSVSVTNLPYWESGKRRIRFLYLVGDDSFQVTKPSTNEDPAIPLFLGADLFLNTDVRTENHPRYHAKYAKRGLATKLAFSSDLRFQGLRVPCSSNSLWFYGVHGVFRVAFELYSRQEQLSVLESFQDLWKSRIDDDQLNSVYNIGIQLDMKPPKPSDQEKPVGVNHLSSDISVCTEDHLSSQETVEDLEEMTLESTSGQGDTSFSADHDYCSLAEPVESKYFSVLTERLYSLGNKVKRTSIVDKNQEETILKLLDYVDYWIDGQVDEEKLAEAVTVLLQTHFNGYSIYSSPLLQAVASWLGRQFHEANSSVSDQVEGFKIRNIEHIKDLPPAEDLATELFPEAMRNLLIHWMGLSEEAATWKRLSEYPIVLLILEFANHNLITGVAHVLYSSLICR; encoded by the exons atgaCCACTAAGTCTGTCTCAGTCACCAACTTACCATACTGGGAAAGTGGCAAAAGGAGAATTCGATTCTTGTATCTAGTCGGTGACGATTCCTTTCAAGTGACCAAACCAAGTACAAATGAG GATCCAGCAATCCCTCTATTTCTTGGAGCTGATCTCTTTTTGAACACGGACGTCCGCACCGAGAACCATCCCAGGTACCACGCCAAGTATGCAAAAAGGGGACTGGCGACCAAACTGGCGTTCTCCTCAG ACCTCAGGTTCCAAGGCTTACGAGTCCCTTGTTCCAGTAACAGTTTGTGGTTCTACGGTGTTCACGGGGTTTTTCGAGTTGCCTTTGAGCTTTACAGCAGACAAGAGCAGCTGTCGGTCTTGGAGTCGTTTCAG GATCTGTGGAAATCTCGGATCGACGATGATCAACTGAACTCGGTGTACAACATTGGAATCCAGCTCGACATGAAACCACCAAAACCCAGTGATCAAGAGAAACCAGTGGGAGTTAATCATTTATCTAGTGATATATCTGTATGTACTGAGGACCATTTAAGCTCTCAGGAGACAGTGGAAGACTTGGAGGAAATGACCTTAGAGTCAACATCTGGTCAAGGAGatacttccttttctgcagacCATGATTACTGCTCCCTAGCTGAACCAGTGGAGTCGAAATACTTTAGCGTACTCACGGAGAGACTTTATAGCCTAGGAAACAAGGTGAAACGCACATCAATTGTGGACAAGAACCAAGAAGAGACCATTTTGAAACTTCTGGATTATGTTGATTATTGGATTGATGGACAGGTAGATGAGGAAAAACTGGCAGAAGCAGTGACGGTCTTGCTTCAAACTCATTTTAATGGTTATTCCATCTATTCCAGTCCTTTACTACAGGCTGTGGCTAGCTGGCTGGGTCGACAGTTCCATGAAGCCAACAGCAGTGTGAGTGACCAGGTGGAAGGATTTAAGATAAGAAATATTGAACACATTAAAGACCTGCCTCCAGCAGAAGATCTAGCAACCGAGCTCTTCCCTGAGGCCATGAGGAACCTGCTGATACACTGGATGGGCCTCAGCGAAGAAGCAGCAACATGGAAAAGGCTCAGTGAATATCCCATTGTTTTGCTCATACTGGAGTTTGCCAACCATAACCTCATCACAGGTGTGGCTCATGTCTTGTATTCCAGTCTAATATGCAGGTAG